From the genome of Haloarcula taiwanensis:
GTCACGTAATTGGGCGCTGTCGGATTTAAATTCGCGGGCCGTGCAGCCCTCGGTTGTCTCTGCCCGCCTCGTGGCTGTGGTACCCCCACGCGGTCTAGCATGGCCGGCGGCGAACTAAAGTCATGAGCGTGACTTGAGGTACGCGTGAGGAATCAGTATGCGCGTTAGTCTGGCGGTGGTAGACCGTCTCGTCGCGAACGGTATCGATACCGTCTTTGGAATCCCCGGAAAGCAGTCCCTCCCGCTGAACGAAGCCATCGGCAAGCGAGACGATATCCGCTTTGTCGTGGCACGACACGAAACTGCGGTCTCACACCAGGCCTGGGGCTATGCAGAGACGAGCGGAGAGATAGCGAGTACTGTCGTCGTCCCCGGCCCCGGCGATATGAACGCGATGAACGGCCTGAAAAACGCGCTGAACGACTGCACGCCACTGGTGCATTTCGCTATCGAAACCGAGCCGACGCTCCGGGGCGGTGATGCGATTCACGAAACCCCACCGGACACCTACGACAACGTCGTTAAAGAGAACATACTGCTGAAAAACCCCGAAACGACAGCGGCGACGATTGACCGGGCGGTGCAGGTCGCTCAAACACCCCCAAAGGGGCCAGTCAGGGTCGGAATCCCCAAGAATTATCTGCAGATGGACGTGCCGCTCGCTGGTGCAGGCACACCTTCGGCTCCGTCCGCAAGCACCGTTCCGGAACAGGAAGTTTCGACAGCCGCCGAGCACCTGCTCGCGGCCGAGCGGCCGCTTATTCTGGCCGGCGGCGGTGTGCGAGTGGCGGACGGCTCGTCGGCGCTCCGAAGCCTCGCCGAGCGGCTTGCTGCACCCGTCGTGACGACGTACAAGGGTAAAGGCGTGCTCCCCGAGGACCACGCCCTCAGCGCCGGCGTGTTGGCCGGAAGCGCGAGCCCAGAGCTACTGGACTGCCTCGCCGACGCCGATGCCGTGCTCGCCGTCGGGTCCGACCTTGACGCACACGGGACACGCGGGTGGTCCGTCGAACTGCCTGAGACGCTCGTTCACGTCACCATGGACGCTGACGACCTCGGAACGGGCTATAATCCGACCGTCGGTATCCTCGCGGATGCCGCAGAGACGATGGCGGCGATTGAGGACAAAATTGCGGCGGCTGACACCGCTCCCGCCTCGAAGGCGGACGGCACTGAACGCGCACAGGCTGTCCGTGCTGCCACTGCACGTCGAATCGACCCACTCGTGGATTCGGAACCGCCGCTGACCTCCGTCCACGTGTTGCAAATCCTTCGAGACGCACTTCCTTCTGATGCTATCACGGCCGTCGATGCCGGGGGGTTCCGCGTCTGGGCGCTGAATACGTTTGAGGCGCACGGGCCACGCAGCTACGTCAACCCCGGGTCGTGGGCGACGATGGGGACGGGACTGCCGTCGGCGATTGGAGCACAGCTAGCGAACCCGGACACGCCCGTCGTTGCGCTGACTGGTGATGGCGGTCTCATGATGTGCGTACACGAACTCCATACTGCGGTCGCAGAGGACCTCCCGATCACCGTCGTCGTCCTCAACAACGACGATTACGCGATTATCAGCGAGGAGGCCGGGCGCAGCTACGACCTCGACCAGCAGGCATACGGATGGGACACGACGCCGATTGACTTCGGAACTGTCGCTGCCGGAATGGGGATGGAAGCCATGCAGGCCGACACGCCGTCCGAAATCCACACGGCGGTTCGCGAAGCGGTGCAGACGGACGCGCCGACGCTCGTCGAGGTCAGGACCGACCCGACGGAGCCACAGGCGAGCGAGTGGATGAGCGAGTAGTGGATTTATCCAGTGAGAACGCCAAAAGCAGGTCATGTGTGGCCGCTACAGTTTGTTCTCTCCCCGCGAGGAAATTGAGACGCGGTTCGACGCCGAGTTTTCCTTCGACTACGAGCCGCGATACAACGCCGCTCCGAGTCAGGACCTGCCAGTCATCACCGGCGAGTCGCCCAGCACCATCCAGCGGCTAGAGTGGGGACTGATTCCGAACTGGGCAGACAGCCGAACGGACCACGGGCACATCAACGCCCGCGCCGAGACCCTGTCGAAAAAACGCTCGTTCGCTGAGGCCTACGAGTCCCGGCGCTGTCTGGTTCCCGCTGATGGATTCTACGAGTGGGTCGAGACGAGCGACGGCAAGCAACCGTATCGCGTGGCGCTGCCGGACGACGACCTGTTCGCGATGGCGGGGCTGTACGAGCGGTGGGAGCCGCCACAGCGCCAGGCCGGACTAGGTGAGTTTGGTGCAAGCGGCGACGATTCGGGCGGCGAAGACGATCTCGTCGAGTCGTTCACGATAGTGACAACCGAGCCAAACGAGGCCGTCGCTGACCTCCATCACCGGATGGCCGTCATCCTCGACCCCGATGAGGAGTCGACGTGGCTCCGGGGTAGCGCCGGTGACGTATCGGCACTGCTTGACCCGTACGACGCCCCCATGCAGACCTATCCGGTTTCGTCAGCGGTCAACAGTCCGGCCAACGACTCGCCGGAACTCATCGAACCGGCCGGGTGATGACGGCGTTACTCGCTTGGCGTGTTCTGGCGCTTGAACTGGTGCAGCATTTTCCAGAGCGTCTCTTCGTCGACCTGATTTTCCGCGGCGGATAGCTGTCGGTACAGGCCTTCTGAGACGGTAATCTCGGGCATTACTGGACACATCGGACGGGGCCGACATAAGCTTCTGGAGACTCGGAATCGAGTGAATGTCTTCAACCCACAGTATTCTGGGTACTCCGTTACGGGGGCCACTGGCCTTCTCCCGATGTATGCAGTCGTACGCCCAGCGAGATGACGACGGCACTGTCGCGGCCAGCGTGACCGACCTTATCGGCGATACGCCGCTGGTCTGTCTCGACGGCTTCGCAGACAACCTACTCGGGAAGGTCGAAGCGGCAAACCCCTACTCGGTGAAGGACCGCATCGCGCTGTACATGGTCGAGGCGGCCGCGGAGTCCGGGGCTCTCGCCGACGACGGGACGGTCGTCGAGGCGACCAGCGGTAACACCGGTATCGGACTGGCCGCTGTCTGCGCTGCACGGGGGTACGACTGCGTGCTGACGATGCCAGAGTCGATGAGCGAGGAGCGCCGGCAGTTGCTGTCGGGGCTGGGCGCAGACCTCGAACTCACGCCGGCCGACGACGGAATGAGCGGCGCTATCGAGCGGGCGAACGAACTCGCAGACGCCCCTGGCACCGTCCGCGCCCGGCAGTTTGAGAACGAGGCGAACCCGCGCGCCCACCGCGAGACGACGGGGCCGGAGATCTGGTCGGATACGGGCGGTGACGTGGACGCCGTCGTCGCCGGTGTCGGGACCGGCGGGACGATCACCGGCATCTCGGAGTACATCAAGGAGGAGGTCGGTACGGACCTCACCTCGGTCGCCGTCGAGCCGGAACAGTCGCAACTGCTCTCGGCAGATGACCCGGACAGCCACGACATCCAGGGCATCGGGCCCGGGTTTGTTCCGGACGTTCTCCGGCGTGACCTCATCGACGAGGTGCGGACCGCGAGCAAGGCGGCCTCCACCGACGCGGCCCGACGACTCGCCAGTGAAGAGGGCATCATGGTCGGTATCTCGTCGGGCGCAGCGCTACACGCGGCCGCGGAGTACGCCACCGAGAATCCCGACGAGACGGTGGTCGTCGTTCTGCCGGACACCGGCGAACGATACCTCTCGACGGATCTCTGGAACGGCGACTGAGTGGGCTTCACCGGACGAACTCGTGGGGGTTCGTGTCCTCGGTCAGCGCCCGGGCGTCGTCAGCCGTCTCGAACGCTTCACCCGCCAGCAGAAGGTACAGCGCACACCCGGTAGCGAGGAGGACGCCCGCGAGTGGCATCGCGAACGTGGCGCCCGTCACGAGGGGGAGCAACTGGACGACGGCGATACCGCCGAACGCGACGACGCCGACCCAGCGGCTCCAGGGTTTCCGGAGCGCGAGCGCTAGTACTGCGACGGCGTACAGGCCCGCCTCGCCGTGGTTATCGAGCATACTACGGCACTGAGCAGGCGAAATAAATGCTTTCTGTGGTGTCTCCCGTCCGGTGAACGGTCTACTGAACGCGACCGAACGCCAGCGTGCCGCTGATGCTCTCGATGTAGGCGTCGACGACCTGCCCTTCTCGCGCTCCGGAGACGAAGATGGTGTACTTCCCTTTCTCGGCGACGCCGTCGCCCTCGCGGCCCGTGCCGGTAATCTTGACCTCGTAGGTCTCGCCCTCTTCGAGCGTGGGTCGGTCCTGCTGGGTGTTCGAACTCGCGCCCTTGGCGACCGGGCGGAACGCACCACAGGCCTGACAGCGCAGCATGTCGACGCCGTCCTCGTTCTTGAGGACGGTGTCGGGCAGGCCACACTCGGAACAGGTGACGTATTCGGCGACGTACGCGTCGATAGCGGCCTCGAAATCAGCGGTGTCGAACGACCCGTTGTAGCGGGCTTCGCCGCCGTCGAACTGGCCGTTGGTCCCGAACTCGCGCTGGATGGCTCGGTGGAGGTGCTGGGCGTCCCGCGAGACGGCGTCAGCGACTGCCTCCAAGTTTGTCAGGCGTGTGAACGCACCGTCAGTTTGGCCTTCGGGGTCCGGAATCGAGAGCCGTTCACCGGCTTCCCGGGGCTGGTCTGGTAGCACGTCATACGCACGCTGTAGGGCGGACTCGTAGTTCATACGTTTTAGACGGCACTGACACGTAAATGGATTCCGTCACATCTGCGATTACCCAGCGGCCAATGACGTTAATACTGAGAGTGGATAATTGTTTGACATGGATCAGCACGAACAGCCTGCGGAGACGCCGGGACTCACGTCCGAGCGACTCGATACGCTATTACGGGCGCTGGCAGCCGAGCCCCGGCGGATGATATACACTTACCTCACCGAACACGACTCGGCCTCGCTCGCGGAACTCACTGATGTGGTCATAGGCTGGACGAAAGCGCGTGGGCGAGCCACCGACGCCTGCAACTGGGACGATACCCGCACGTCGCTCCACCACCGCCACCTCTCGGTTCTCGATGACGCTGGCATTGTTAGCTACGATGCTGACCAGCAGACCGCGACGCTGGTGTCGCTGCCGCCCTCAGCGACCGAGGTTCTTGCAACGATAATCGATCTGGATGGTGGGACAGACCGCGGAGACTGACGAGAGGCGATGACAGTCAGCACGCTTCTTCGACGGTTCGAGCGCTCGGACGTAGCGGTGACTGTGTATGGCCCGTCCGAAGCGACCGCTGTGGTTGAGCGTCTCGAAAGCCAGGGTCTCACCGCCACTTGGCGGAGGCTCCCGACCGGCCAGCAAGATGCGTTTGCCGTCATCCGTCGGGACGGCGTGTTCGCCGAGGCAATCCCCCTCACCGCGCTGCAGGCATTTCTGTGCAAGCCGACGGTCCGTTCCGGCGATAGCGGACCGCCTGACAGTGACCCGGGCAGACAGCTTCTCTACTCGGCGCTTGCGAACACACTCCTATCATCGCTCACGCCGGCACAGTTGCTTGAAACGTCCCACGAGTTCGAGGACAGAGCCTACCGTGTCGGGGAAGGTACCCTTCGAGTGAGCTTCCAGTCGCTGTCGATCTTCCGCTCTCAGCGCGCCCGGTATGAGACGCTTGCCAGCGACACGACCCTCGATATCCACGTCTACGGACAGGACGACTGGGAGCCGCCGAGTTGCGGCATTACCTTCCATCCGCTCACAGGCACCGCCCTCGAACAGGTGTGGTTGCTGGCATTCGAC
Proteins encoded in this window:
- a CDS encoding acetolactate synthase, translating into MRVSLAVVDRLVANGIDTVFGIPGKQSLPLNEAIGKRDDIRFVVARHETAVSHQAWGYAETSGEIASTVVVPGPGDMNAMNGLKNALNDCTPLVHFAIETEPTLRGGDAIHETPPDTYDNVVKENILLKNPETTAATIDRAVQVAQTPPKGPVRVGIPKNYLQMDVPLAGAGTPSAPSASTVPEQEVSTAAEHLLAAERPLILAGGGVRVADGSSALRSLAERLAAPVVTTYKGKGVLPEDHALSAGVLAGSASPELLDCLADADAVLAVGSDLDAHGTRGWSVELPETLVHVTMDADDLGTGYNPTVGILADAAETMAAIEDKIAAADTAPASKADGTERAQAVRAATARRIDPLVDSEPPLTSVHVLQILRDALPSDAITAVDAGGFRVWALNTFEAHGPRSYVNPGSWATMGTGLPSAIGAQLANPDTPVVALTGDGGLMMCVHELHTAVAEDLPITVVVLNNDDYAIISEEAGRSYDLDQQAYGWDTTPIDFGTVAAGMGMEAMQADTPSEIHTAVREAVQTDAPTLVEVRTDPTEPQASEWMSE
- a CDS encoding DUF159 family protein, coding for MCGRYSLFSPREEIETRFDAEFSFDYEPRYNAAPSQDLPVITGESPSTIQRLEWGLIPNWADSRTDHGHINARAETLSKKRSFAEAYESRRCLVPADGFYEWVETSDGKQPYRVALPDDDLFAMAGLYERWEPPQRQAGLGEFGASGDDSGGEDDLVESFTIVTTEPNEAVADLHHRMAVILDPDEESTWLRGSAGDVSALLDPYDAPMQTYPVSSAVNSPANDSPELIEPAG
- a CDS encoding cysteine synthase A, producing MQSYAQRDDDGTVAASVTDLIGDTPLVCLDGFADNLLGKVEAANPYSVKDRIALYMVEAAAESGALADDGTVVEATSGNTGIGLAAVCAARGYDCVLTMPESMSEERRQLLSGLGADLELTPADDGMSGAIERANELADAPGTVRARQFENEANPRAHRETTGPEIWSDTGGDVDAVVAGVGTGGTITGISEYIKEEVGTDLTSVAVEPEQSQLLSADDPDSHDIQGIGPGFVPDVLRRDLIDEVRTASKAASTDAARRLASEEGIMVGISSGAALHAAAEYATENPDETVVVVLPDTGERYLSTDLWNGD
- a CDS encoding translation initiation factor IF-2 subunit beta (eIF-2B; functions in the early steps of protein synthesis by forming a ternary complex with GTP and initiator tRNA), yielding MNYESALQRAYDVLPDQPREAGERLSIPDPEGQTDGAFTRLTNLEAVADAVSRDAQHLHRAIQREFGTNGQFDGGEARYNGSFDTADFEAAIDAYVAEYVTCSECGLPDTVLKNEDGVDMLRCQACGAFRPVAKGASSNTQQDRPTLEEGETYEVKITGTGREGDGVAEKGKYTIFVSGAREGQVVDAYIESISGTLAFGRVQ
- a CDS encoding transcriptional regulator; translation: MDQHEQPAETPGLTSERLDTLLRALAAEPRRMIYTYLTEHDSASLAELTDVVIGWTKARGRATDACNWDDTRTSLHHRHLSVLDDAGIVSYDADQQTATLVSLPPSATEVLATIIDLDGGTDRGD